A stretch of Acidobacteriota bacterium DNA encodes these proteins:
- a CDS encoding DUF4010 domain-containing protein has product MMTSALVPPFLLTMAISFLIGIGLRQYYESEQKFDTFGTVRTFVFIGMLGFVLFELPVVGAEAYLVGLVALLLFLLIYYGNKVLQKKSPGLIGVLIALLTYATGPMAIHAPRWYSVMVAVSILFVLHSKGRIRQLSDRLETGEVVTASTFLAIAGVVLPLITSASFDEGLLGQVFARLPVTPRQIWLAVVVTTAISYLGYVIQTYAYPTKGLQLTGLVGGVYSSTATVIVLARKSRVSAAAEEPAAQAILLAVSMMYVRLLALVAIFLPVAALQAAPPLLLFAALTAGGAWWLRHRGTSAERVDGHTVEAAAEPELRRNPLELSAAALFAVLFVVVSFATRVVLESYKEGGLRMMSFLVGFSDITPFVVSVLQGELGLSSSQVLQAIVIASASNNLLKTTYTYGLGSRKTTKLAAPVLIGLAVLSIAYAFLVL; this is encoded by the coding sequence ATGATGACCAGTGCTCTGGTGCCCCCGTTTCTGCTGACGATGGCCATCAGCTTCCTGATTGGCATCGGCCTCCGGCAGTACTACGAGAGTGAGCAGAAATTCGACACCTTCGGAACCGTGCGCACCTTCGTGTTTATCGGAATGCTCGGATTCGTGCTGTTCGAACTGCCGGTCGTCGGTGCCGAGGCCTACCTGGTGGGACTGGTGGCCCTGCTGTTGTTCCTGCTCATCTACTACGGGAACAAGGTGCTGCAGAAGAAGAGCCCGGGGCTCATCGGCGTGTTGATCGCGCTGCTGACGTACGCCACCGGCCCGATGGCCATTCACGCGCCGCGCTGGTATTCGGTGATGGTCGCGGTGTCGATCCTCTTCGTCCTGCACTCGAAGGGGCGCATCCGCCAACTGAGCGACCGCCTGGAGACCGGAGAGGTGGTGACGGCCTCGACATTCCTGGCCATTGCCGGGGTCGTGTTGCCCCTGATCACGTCGGCGTCGTTTGATGAAGGGCTGTTGGGACAGGTGTTCGCACGACTCCCCGTGACGCCTCGCCAGATCTGGCTGGCCGTTGTCGTCACCACTGCGATTTCGTACCTGGGCTACGTCATCCAGACGTATGCGTACCCGACCAAGGGCCTGCAGCTCACGGGTCTGGTTGGCGGGGTGTATTCGAGCACGGCAACGGTCATTGTGCTGGCCAGGAAGTCGAGGGTGTCGGCGGCTGCCGAGGAGCCCGCGGCCCAGGCCATCCTGCTGGCGGTGTCGATGATGTACGTGCGGCTTCTGGCGCTGGTCGCCATCTTCCTGCCCGTTGCGGCGCTTCAGGCGGCGCCGCCCCTGCTGCTGTTCGCCGCGCTCACCGCCGGCGGCGCATGGTGGCTGCGGCACCGCGGCACGTCAGCCGAACGTGTCGACGGTCACACGGTGGAGGCTGCGGCTGAACCGGAGTTGCGGCGCAACCCGCTGGAACTGAGCGCCGCGGCCTTGTTCGCCGTGTTGTTCGTCGTTGTCTCGTTCGCGACCAGGGTTGTGCTCGAGTCGTACAAGGAAGGGGGACTCCGCATGATGTCCTTCCTGGTGGGGTTCTCCGACATTACACCGTTCGTGGTCTCGGTGCTGCAGGGTGAATTGGGACTTTCGTCGTCGCAGGTCCTGCAGGCGATCGTGATTGCCAGCGCCAGCAACAACCTGCTCAAGACCACGTATACCTACGGGCTGGGGTCGAGAAAGACCACGAAGCTGGCGGCGCCCGTCCTGATCGGACTGGCCGTACTGTCGATCGCCTACGCGTTCCTGGTCCTGTAG
- a CDS encoding M55 family metallopeptidase, translating into MNTPSRLRAHIRRLTPIAIAAMAVAPAPGLTGLASESAQNPPRALKVFISVDMEGLAGVATSTDVNATGRDYEHFRKIMAAETNAAIEGASRAGATEIVVRDSHGGKTNLLPGDLSPLAQLIRGASTGPKNMMEGIDATFAAAIFIGYHAKAGTPNAVLAHTSNGNVVDLSINGVSLPEAGYNALVAGLYDVPVVFVAGDRAFVEQARGLLGPVEAVATKTEIGGGGISGLSPAEAQRQIRDGVARALSNRTKIKPYKLTAPYTMVLKVKVDKPLYGNAVRPRPGESVFEHADLLEILNAFNAMK; encoded by the coding sequence ATGAACACACCTAGTCGCCTGCGCGCTCACATCCGCCGGCTCACGCCGATCGCCATCGCCGCGATGGCCGTTGCGCCTGCGCCAGGGCTCACGGGTCTTGCCAGTGAGTCAGCCCAGAACCCACCGAGGGCACTGAAGGTGTTCATCTCGGTGGACATGGAGGGCCTGGCCGGCGTGGCCACGTCCACCGACGTCAACGCCACCGGCCGCGACTACGAGCACTTCCGCAAGATCATGGCCGCCGAAACCAATGCCGCCATTGAAGGCGCGTCACGTGCCGGCGCCACCGAGATCGTCGTGCGCGATTCGCACGGCGGAAAGACCAATCTCCTGCCCGGGGATCTCTCCCCGCTGGCGCAACTCATTCGTGGCGCCAGCACCGGCCCCAAAAACATGATGGAAGGGATCGACGCGACCTTCGCAGCGGCGATCTTCATCGGTTACCACGCCAAGGCCGGCACGCCGAACGCGGTGCTCGCCCATACCTCCAATGGCAACGTCGTCGACCTGTCGATCAATGGCGTATCACTGCCCGAGGCAGGCTACAACGCGCTGGTCGCGGGTCTCTACGACGTCCCGGTCGTCTTCGTCGCCGGCGACCGCGCCTTCGTCGAACAGGCGCGTGGACTGCTCGGTCCGGTGGAGGCCGTGGCGACAAAGACCGAAATCGGTGGTGGCGGCATCTCGGGCCTGTCTCCGGCCGAGGCCCAACGCCAGATTCGCGATGGTGTGGCGCGGGCCCTCAGCAACCGCACCAAAATAAAACCCTACAAGCTGACCGCGCCGTACACGATGGTGCTCAAGGTGAAGGTGGACAAACCGCTCTATGGCAACGCGGTGCGCCCCCGGCCGGGGGAATCGGTCTTCGAACACGCCGACCTGCTCGAAATCCTGAACGCGTTCAACGCGATGAAATAG
- a CDS encoding amino acid decarboxylase, translating into MNPLTARIRSLEAVARRLDPQDAERAALLQPVVDYGNRFLDGIATRPMFVEPATGATSALDAPFLEGPSAIGDLLHIVDTEVDTPGLNPASAGHLGYIPGGGLFHSALGDFLAAVTNRYSGVFFASPGAVRMENRLLRWMGDLVGYPSTAVGNLTSGGSIGNLIGVVSARDAQGISSKMIERAPIYLTRHVHHSVDKALRIAGLDECPIRHVPMDGRYRMDADALERLVVADIAAGLRPWLVVASAGSTDVGAVDPMAAIADIAARHGLWFHLDAAYGGFFALCDEGRRILAGMDRSDSIVMDPHKGLFLPYGTGAVLVKNRKAVLHAHRYDAHYMQDTFDPRNEDSPADLSPELSKHFRGLRVWMPLKVCGLAPFRAALEEKLLLARYFHDAIQAVPGFEVGPAPELSVCTFRYVPKTGDADAFNARLVRAIREDGHVFLSSSQIDGHFIIRLAVLAFRTHLDTIDLTIDLLRRKAAAIESGQEESAHEHT; encoded by the coding sequence GTGAATCCTCTCACCGCAAGAATCCGCTCGCTCGAGGCCGTGGCGCGCCGCCTCGATCCCCAGGATGCTGAACGCGCGGCGCTCCTGCAACCAGTGGTGGACTACGGGAACCGTTTTCTCGATGGCATTGCCACGCGCCCGATGTTTGTTGAACCGGCCACGGGAGCCACCTCGGCACTCGACGCGCCATTTCTCGAAGGCCCGTCCGCGATCGGCGACCTGCTGCACATCGTTGACACGGAGGTCGATACCCCTGGCCTCAATCCCGCCAGCGCCGGCCATCTCGGGTACATTCCCGGCGGCGGCTTGTTCCACTCGGCACTGGGCGATTTCCTCGCCGCCGTCACGAATCGGTACTCCGGTGTCTTCTTCGCGTCGCCCGGCGCGGTGCGCATGGAGAACCGGCTGCTGCGATGGATGGGCGACCTCGTCGGCTATCCCTCAACCGCGGTCGGCAATCTGACGTCTGGCGGCAGCATCGGCAACCTGATCGGCGTCGTCTCGGCCAGAGACGCGCAGGGCATCTCGTCGAAAATGATCGAACGCGCCCCGATCTACCTGACGCGCCACGTCCACCATTCCGTCGACAAGGCCCTCAGGATCGCGGGCCTCGACGAATGCCCGATTCGCCATGTCCCCATGGATGGGCGCTACCGGATGGACGCCGACGCGCTCGAGCGCCTGGTCGTCGCCGACATTGCGGCGGGCTTGCGGCCGTGGCTCGTGGTGGCGTCAGCGGGCAGCACGGATGTGGGCGCGGTCGATCCCATGGCGGCCATCGCCGATATCGCCGCGCGGCACGGCTTGTGGTTCCACCTCGACGCCGCGTACGGCGGCTTCTTCGCGCTCTGCGACGAGGGCCGGCGCATCCTGGCGGGCATGGATCGATCGGATTCAATCGTGATGGATCCCCACAAGGGACTGTTCCTGCCGTACGGCACCGGCGCCGTGCTCGTGAAGAACCGGAAAGCCGTGCTCCACGCGCATCGCTACGACGCGCACTACATGCAGGACACCTTCGACCCCCGCAATGAAGACTCGCCGGCGGACCTGTCACCCGAACTGTCGAAGCACTTCCGCGGCCTGCGCGTGTGGATGCCCCTGAAGGTGTGCGGGCTGGCGCCGTTTCGAGCGGCCCTTGAAGAAAAGCTGCTGCTCGCGCGCTACTTCCACGACGCGATTCAGGCCGTGCCCGGGTTCGAAGTGGGCCCGGCGCCGGAGTTGTCGGTCTGCACGTTCCGCTACGTGCCGAAGACGGGCGACGCGGACGCGTTCAACGCGCGACTGGTACGGGCTATTCGCGAAGACGGCCACGTCTTCCTGTCGTCTTCGCAGATTGATGGCCACTTCATCATCCGACTGGCGGTGCTGGCATTCCGCACGCACCTGGACACGATCGATCTGACAATCGACCTGCTGCGCCGGAAAGCAGCAGCCATCGAATCGGGTCAGGAAGAATCTGCTCATGAACACACCTAG
- a CDS encoding ester cyclase: MNRSDVDALLDRHQQSFRSRSAETLAGDHTEHGTFSSPAAGTVTGRAEVQRVYEYWLAAFPDMDFTWSAPIVEGTRVALFWHFSGTVAGQFFGDVHPGTRVQFDGAAEYVVSPEGIVSARHQFDFTGALVLAGVLKVKPA, from the coding sequence ATGAACCGGTCGGACGTCGATGCGTTGCTCGACAGGCACCAACAGTCGTTTCGGAGCCGCTCGGCGGAGACGTTGGCGGGCGATCACACCGAGCACGGCACGTTCTCCAGCCCGGCGGCCGGCACCGTGACGGGTCGCGCGGAGGTTCAGCGCGTCTACGAGTACTGGCTCGCGGCGTTTCCAGACATGGACTTCACCTGGTCCGCGCCCATCGTCGAAGGCACGCGCGTGGCGCTGTTCTGGCATTTCTCCGGCACGGTCGCCGGACAATTTTTCGGCGACGTTCATCCCGGCACGCGAGTGCAGTTTGACGGCGCCGCCGAGTACGTCGTGTCCCCGGAAGGCATTGTCAGTGCGCGGCATCAGTTCGATTTCACCGGCGCGCTGGTGCTTGCCGGCGTTCTCAAGGTCAAACCCGCTTAG
- a CDS encoding tRNA glutamyl-Q(34) synthetase GluQRS codes for MLTRFAPAPTGYLHLGHVANALHVWGEARARGGQVLLRIEDHDRDRCRPEYEAALLDDLDWLGFAPDLYPTDAFRAGPCASRQSDRHDTYAAAAAALQAQGLLYACRCSRADVAGSRGLGVQGLPAVARMAEEGPESRVQSPESETAYPGTCRDLGLPFDALDVGWRVRMPPDTVTFHDRWCGPQVQTPVDQCGDMLIRDRRGNWTYQFVVTVDDHLQGVTDVIRGVDLLASTGRQVLLGRLIGRPAPAAFAHHALIMKSPTQKLSKSDGDTGVRDLRAAGWTRQRVIDACRMIGPATEDTLP; via the coding sequence ATGTTGACGCGGTTTGCGCCGGCGCCGACCGGCTACCTGCACCTGGGTCACGTGGCCAATGCGCTGCACGTCTGGGGCGAGGCGCGGGCGCGCGGCGGTCAAGTCCTGCTGCGCATCGAGGATCACGACCGGGACCGGTGCCGTCCGGAGTATGAAGCGGCGCTGCTTGACGACCTCGACTGGCTGGGGTTCGCGCCGGACCTGTATCCCACCGACGCATTCCGCGCCGGCCCGTGCGCGTCGCGCCAAAGCGACCGCCACGACACCTACGCGGCCGCCGCAGCCGCCCTTCAGGCCCAGGGCCTGCTCTACGCCTGCCGGTGCAGCAGGGCGGACGTAGCGGGGTCCCGGGGTCTTGGAGTCCAGGGCTTGCCCGCCGTAGCGCGGATGGCGGAGGAGGGTCCAGAGTCCAGGGTCCAGAGTCCTGAGTCCGAAACCGCCTACCCTGGCACGTGCCGCGATCTGGGCCTGCCGTTCGACGCGCTCGATGTTGGGTGGCGGGTGCGGATGCCGCCTGACACGGTCACGTTTCACGACCGGTGGTGCGGGCCCCAGGTGCAGACCCCCGTGGACCAGTGTGGCGACATGCTGATTCGCGACCGCCGCGGCAACTGGACCTATCAGTTCGTGGTCACTGTGGACGACCACCTGCAGGGGGTCACAGACGTCATTCGCGGCGTCGACTTGCTCGCCTCCACGGGCCGGCAGGTGTTGCTGGGCCGCCTCATCGGCCGCCCCGCCCCGGCCGCGTTTGCGCACCACGCGCTCATCATGAAGTCGCCCACCCAGAAGCTCAGCAAGTCGGATGGCGACACGGGCGTCCGCGACCTGCGCGCCGCCGGTTGGACCCGGCAGCGGGTGATTGACGCGTGCCGTATGATTGGCCCTGCTACGGAGGACACCTTGCCATGA
- the ligD gene encoding DNA ligase D has translation MPKWRDDPSKVRPMLASLDPPPVVRTGMVYEPKYDGIRAIIDIQPGSGRQPAHVAIYSRNGNAKAHQFPAIVTALQKIAGKLKGPLLLDGEIVATDAGGRPLPFGRLQGRIHLTAATDIVRAEKAQPAALIVFDLLRDDDRDVRGLSLAARRLRLHDALPVKTGGKALVRLSEIVADDGREMLERAKREGWEGLIGKEGQSVYHSGRRSPAWRKLKLLKSETFIVGGWTDPQNSRHHFGSLVLGRPEAGRLRWVGNVGTGFDEAELTRVFGRLTSLAAKTSPFADPSRAIAKAHWVRPTMAVEVEFTELTEEGMVRHPVYLGERDDIRVKATKAESLPDDPLMALVARLHALEDARKDGELQLPGGHSLRVTNLAKVFWPALKLTKGDLLRYYVEVSPFALPVIADRPMIMRRFPNGIEQHAFYQQRHPEVTPAGVRREVLDDDVDPIEPDEGGRERLIGGSLVTLLYMAQLASISLDPWFSRVSDPLHQDFAAIDLDPGEGTSFARVLDVARWVKEELDRLKIPAAAKTSGASGMHIYIRLPKKTTYQTGQLLCHVIATLVSSKHPKVATIERMVKNRPKGTVYVDYLQNILGKSIAAAYSARASDYAGVSTPLTWAEVAEGVDPRDFTIRTAPARFRDVGDLWEPIRTGRAVDLRSVLSHKA, from the coding sequence GTGCCGAAGTGGCGTGACGACCCCTCGAAAGTCCGGCCGATGCTGGCATCGCTCGATCCGCCTCCTGTGGTCAGGACGGGGATGGTGTACGAGCCAAAGTACGACGGCATCCGCGCCATCATCGACATCCAGCCGGGCTCAGGCCGGCAGCCGGCCCACGTCGCGATCTACTCGCGTAACGGCAACGCCAAGGCCCACCAGTTCCCCGCCATCGTCACTGCACTCCAGAAGATTGCCGGCAAGCTGAAGGGGCCGTTGCTGCTCGACGGCGAGATTGTGGCCACCGATGCGGGGGGACGGCCGCTGCCGTTCGGGCGGTTGCAGGGGCGCATCCACCTGACCGCCGCCACCGATATCGTGCGTGCCGAGAAGGCCCAGCCTGCCGCGCTCATCGTCTTTGATCTGCTCAGAGACGATGACCGTGATGTGCGCGGGCTGTCGCTGGCTGCGCGCCGCCTTCGTCTGCACGACGCGCTGCCGGTCAAGACCGGCGGCAAGGCACTTGTCCGTCTCAGCGAAATTGTGGCCGACGACGGACGCGAGATGCTGGAGCGCGCCAAACGCGAGGGGTGGGAAGGGCTGATCGGCAAGGAAGGCCAGTCGGTGTATCACTCGGGCCGGCGGTCTCCGGCGTGGCGAAAGCTGAAGCTGCTCAAGAGCGAAACCTTTATCGTGGGCGGCTGGACAGATCCACAGAACAGCCGCCACCACTTCGGATCGCTCGTGCTCGGACGGCCGGAGGCGGGACGGCTGCGATGGGTCGGCAACGTCGGAACAGGGTTCGACGAAGCGGAGTTGACGCGCGTGTTCGGACGGCTGACCTCGCTTGCAGCCAAGACATCTCCCTTCGCCGATCCGTCGCGCGCGATCGCCAAAGCGCATTGGGTACGGCCGACGATGGCCGTGGAGGTGGAGTTCACCGAGTTGACGGAAGAAGGCATGGTGCGGCATCCCGTCTACCTCGGTGAGCGCGACGACATTCGCGTGAAAGCCACGAAGGCGGAAAGCCTGCCTGACGACCCGCTGATGGCGCTCGTGGCCCGACTGCATGCGCTGGAAGACGCTCGCAAGGATGGCGAACTGCAATTGCCGGGCGGCCACTCGCTGCGGGTGACGAACCTGGCCAAGGTCTTCTGGCCGGCATTGAAGCTCACGAAGGGCGACCTGCTTCGGTACTACGTCGAGGTCTCGCCGTTCGCCCTGCCGGTGATTGCGGACCGGCCGATGATCATGCGGCGGTTCCCCAACGGCATCGAGCAGCACGCGTTTTATCAGCAGCGCCATCCTGAGGTGACGCCGGCCGGGGTCAGGCGCGAGGTGCTCGACGATGATGTCGACCCCATTGAGCCTGACGAAGGTGGACGCGAGCGGCTAATCGGCGGTTCGCTGGTCACGCTGCTGTACATGGCGCAGCTCGCATCCATCTCGCTGGACCCATGGTTCTCGCGCGTCAGCGACCCGCTGCACCAGGACTTTGCTGCTATCGACCTCGACCCAGGCGAGGGCACGTCGTTCGCACGCGTGCTTGATGTGGCGCGCTGGGTGAAGGAAGAACTGGACCGGCTGAAGATTCCCGCGGCGGCAAAAACGTCCGGCGCCAGCGGCATGCACATCTACATCAGGCTGCCGAAGAAGACGACGTATCAGACCGGCCAATTGTTGTGTCACGTCATCGCGACACTCGTGTCATCGAAGCACCCGAAGGTGGCCACGATCGAGCGCATGGTGAAGAACCGTCCGAAGGGCACGGTGTACGTGGACTATCTGCAGAACATCCTTGGCAAGTCGATCGCAGCGGCCTATTCGGCCAGAGCCAGCGACTATGCCGGCGTGTCAACACCGCTGACGTGGGCGGAAGTGGCTGAGGGTGTGGACCCGCGTGATTTCACCATCCGCACGGCGCCCGCCCGCTTTCGCGACGTTGGCGATCTGTGGGAACCGATTCGCACAGGTCGGGCCGTAGACCTAAGGTCCGTGCTGTCACACAAGGCATGA
- a CDS encoding ABC transporter permease, with translation MADRLFRLLLKLLPEEFRSAYARDMETTFRSERRMAGGHRRQVLRLWAATLGDILRHAPTEHADILQRDTRLAFRTLAARPLATAAAVITLAIALGANVAMYAVINTVLLSPFPYRGADDIVTVSETEAGADPSNLGYLTFVDLKNQSRSLTTLVAAAQSTATLAGGGRDAERVNAMRVSREYFDLLGITPALGRTFTAAEDLPGAARRVVILSDALWQRRFNADPAVIDRVIDISGIPFRIVGVLPRGFKDLVAARMYQGAELWYPLGYDPAASFACRSCRHLRVFGRLAPGRTPESASDELSGLIAGIEQQHPEEYHQAGSKVTRLGDVFLGPVRPVLLALWAGVIALLLVACGNVAHVLLLRGSERAQEIAVRTALGVTRARLVRQFMTEAILLASAGGLTGLILAWGAIRVIASEGPAQIPRLADVTVSGEAVLAAGVLALLSGLFFGLIPLRHVMRHTEGSTLRSGSRGTESATTWRARAMLVTANVAMAVLLLVGAGLLVRSLSGLLSISPGFDPSGVLTMQVWATGDRFRQGETADQIAAGVRFYDDVLERARQWPGVTHAAAVTTLPLGGDVDGFGFHVQGRPAARPEAAPSADRFVVTPGYFDTLRIPLIRGRVLDARDSQSAEPVAVVGATTAATMFGGDDPIGQRVSLGPPTALPRTIVGIVGDVRHHGLDTPVGLQVYVPQAQWAWAETFLRVLVRTTGDASALAGPMRDIVRAVDPAQPVTAVRPYADIVAASTGTRRFAAMLLAVFAATTLVLAVVGLYGSVGVMVAQRRREIGVRLALGASASGIRRLVLAQGLRPVAAGLVVGVVIAANVVQLLDSMLFGIDALDPATFAAGAVILGLFAIVACLIPARRASRIDPITTLRD, from the coding sequence ATGGCGGACCGGCTGTTTCGTCTCTTGTTGAAGTTGTTGCCAGAGGAGTTCCGGTCTGCCTACGCGCGCGACATGGAGACCACGTTCAGATCTGAACGGCGGATGGCCGGCGGCCATCGGCGTCAGGTCCTGAGGCTGTGGGCCGCCACGCTGGGCGACATTCTGCGGCACGCGCCGACGGAACACGCCGACATCCTGCAGCGCGACACTCGTCTGGCCTTCCGGACGCTGGCGGCCCGGCCACTCGCCACCGCCGCCGCTGTCATCACGCTCGCGATCGCACTGGGCGCAAACGTGGCGATGTACGCCGTCATCAACACCGTGCTCCTGTCACCCTTCCCCTATCGAGGCGCCGACGACATCGTGACGGTCTCTGAAACCGAGGCTGGCGCGGACCCGAGCAACCTCGGGTATCTGACGTTCGTGGATCTGAAGAACCAGTCGCGCAGTCTGACCACTCTGGTTGCAGCAGCACAGTCCACGGCCACGCTCGCTGGAGGCGGGCGCGATGCCGAACGTGTCAACGCGATGCGCGTGTCTCGCGAGTACTTCGACCTGCTGGGCATCACGCCCGCGTTGGGCCGCACGTTCACGGCTGCTGAAGATCTACCGGGCGCCGCCCGGCGCGTCGTCATACTCAGCGATGCGTTGTGGCAGCGGCGCTTCAACGCCGACCCGGCGGTGATTGACCGCGTCATCGATATCAGCGGTATACCCTTCCGCATCGTGGGTGTGCTGCCCAGGGGCTTCAAAGACCTGGTGGCTGCGCGCATGTATCAAGGTGCCGAACTCTGGTACCCCCTCGGCTACGATCCTGCCGCGTCGTTCGCCTGCCGGAGTTGTCGTCACCTCCGGGTATTCGGACGCCTCGCTCCCGGGCGCACGCCCGAAAGTGCATCAGACGAGCTCAGCGGCTTGATCGCGGGAATCGAACAGCAGCATCCCGAGGAATACCACCAAGCCGGAAGCAAAGTGACACGGCTGGGCGATGTATTTCTGGGCCCCGTGCGGCCGGTATTGCTCGCCTTGTGGGCCGGCGTGATCGCGCTGCTCCTGGTCGCCTGTGGCAATGTGGCACACGTGCTGCTGCTCCGGGGCAGCGAGCGTGCCCAGGAAATTGCCGTCAGGACGGCGCTCGGAGTGACGCGCGCCAGGCTGGTGCGCCAGTTCATGACCGAGGCCATCCTTCTCGCAAGCGCGGGTGGCCTTACCGGATTGATCCTCGCGTGGGGCGCGATACGGGTGATTGCGAGCGAAGGTCCGGCGCAAATTCCGCGATTGGCCGATGTGACCGTAAGCGGCGAAGCCGTGCTGGCCGCCGGAGTCCTCGCGCTCCTCAGCGGGTTGTTCTTCGGCCTGATCCCTCTTCGTCACGTGATGCGCCACACCGAAGGCTCGACGCTGCGTTCAGGCTCGCGTGGCACAGAGTCGGCGACGACATGGCGGGCCCGCGCAATGCTGGTCACCGCCAACGTTGCGATGGCCGTGCTCCTGCTGGTGGGCGCCGGACTGCTGGTCCGCAGCCTCAGCGGATTGCTCTCCATCTCCCCAGGCTTCGACCCGTCCGGTGTGCTCACGATGCAGGTGTGGGCCACGGGCGATCGCTTCCGGCAAGGCGAAACGGCCGATCAGATTGCGGCTGGGGTCAGGTTCTACGACGACGTGCTCGAGCGCGCACGGCAGTGGCCTGGCGTGACTCATGCTGCGGCCGTCACTACACTGCCGCTCGGTGGCGATGTGGATGGATTCGGCTTCCACGTCCAGGGCCGGCCGGCTGCGCGTCCGGAGGCCGCGCCCAGTGCGGATCGGTTTGTCGTCACGCCCGGCTACTTCGATACGTTGCGCATCCCGCTAATCCGCGGCCGTGTGCTTGATGCACGCGACTCCCAATCGGCCGAGCCGGTGGCGGTGGTGGGCGCCACCACGGCCGCGACGATGTTTGGAGGCGACGACCCCATTGGCCAACGTGTCAGCCTCGGTCCGCCCACCGCCCTGCCACGCACCATCGTCGGCATCGTCGGCGACGTCAGACACCACGGCCTGGATACCCCGGTTGGCCTGCAGGTCTACGTGCCCCAGGCGCAGTGGGCCTGGGCGGAGACGTTTCTCCGGGTGCTGGTGCGAACAACGGGCGACGCCTCTGCGCTGGCCGGCCCCATGCGCGATATCGTCCGCGCGGTAGACCCTGCGCAACCTGTCACCGCCGTCAGGCCGTACGCCGACATTGTGGCGGCGTCCACCGGGACACGGCGGTTTGCGGCGATGCTGCTCGCGGTCTTTGCCGCGACCACACTCGTCCTTGCCGTGGTCGGGCTCTACGGCAGCGTCGGAGTGATGGTGGCGCAACGCCGGCGCGAGATTGGCGTGCGCCTGGCCCTGGGCGCATCGGCATCTGGCATTCGCCGGCTGGTGCTGGCGCAGGGCCTGCGTCCAGTCGCCGCCGGCCTGGTCGTCGGCGTCGTCATTGCCGCCAACGTGGTGCAATTGCTGGACTCGATGCTGTTCGGAATCGATGCACTTGACCCCGCCACATTCGCCGCCGGCGCGGTGATCCTCGGTTTGTTCGCGATTGTGGCGTGTCTGATTCCGGCACGAAGGGCCTCGCGCATCGATCCAATCACGACGCTGCGCGACTAA
- a CDS encoding helix-turn-helix transcriptional regulator translates to MARFDPAPFLPLTPAMFQVLVALADGEKHGYAIIKEVSRRTGGKVILRAGTLYTAIKRFVNDGLVAESDERPDPSLDDERRRYYRLTDQGRAVAHAEAERLTETVAQARMKLAMPRRKAH, encoded by the coding sequence ATGGCACGATTTGACCCGGCTCCCTTTCTACCGCTCACGCCTGCGATGTTCCAGGTGCTTGTGGCTCTCGCCGACGGCGAGAAACACGGCTACGCCATCATCAAGGAGGTCTCGCGGCGCACGGGGGGCAAGGTCATCCTGCGGGCCGGCACGCTCTACACGGCCATCAAGCGATTCGTGAATGACGGCCTCGTGGCAGAGAGTGACGAGCGCCCCGACCCCTCGCTCGACGACGAGCGGCGGCGCTATTACCGGCTCACCGACCAGGGAAGGGCCGTGGCCCACGCCGAGGCTGAGCGCCTGACTGAGACGGTGGCGCAGGCCCGCATGAAGCTGGCGATGCCGCGCAGAAAAGCCCACTAA
- a CDS encoding Ku protein produces MAARPTWKGYLKISLVNIPVRVFPATDSAATVSFNQLHRECRSRINQKKWCATCQTEVANTDIVKGYEFEKGKYVVMEEEDLAKVKTESTRVINIVQFAEAKVIDPVYVERPYFLAPDGQVAADAFAVMREGMQGKAAVGKVALYGREYLVAIMPRENGLVMYTLRHASEVRAMSEIDELKSVPSKIKPDELKLARQVIGNFEVGGDLTQYKDGYQEELRRIIDAKIAGEEIVAPIDEAPPKVVNLMEALRQSLERVSANKKKAAKAVSGKPAIKAVAAPRKRARG; encoded by the coding sequence ATGGCCGCAAGACCGACGTGGAAGGGGTACCTCAAAATCAGCCTGGTCAACATCCCCGTGCGGGTGTTTCCGGCCACCGACTCGGCGGCGACCGTCAGCTTCAACCAGCTGCATCGCGAATGCCGCTCGCGTATCAACCAGAAGAAGTGGTGCGCCACCTGCCAGACCGAGGTCGCCAACACCGACATCGTCAAGGGCTACGAGTTCGAGAAGGGCAAGTACGTGGTGATGGAGGAGGAGGACCTGGCCAAGGTCAAGACCGAGTCCACGCGCGTCATCAACATCGTGCAGTTTGCCGAAGCGAAGGTGATCGACCCGGTGTATGTGGAACGGCCGTATTTTCTGGCGCCCGATGGACAGGTGGCGGCTGATGCATTTGCCGTGATGCGCGAGGGGATGCAGGGCAAGGCCGCCGTGGGAAAAGTGGCACTGTACGGCCGCGAGTACCTGGTCGCCATCATGCCGCGCGAGAACGGACTGGTGATGTACACCCTTCGCCACGCGAGCGAAGTGCGAGCGATGAGCGAGATCGACGAACTGAAGTCCGTGCCCTCGAAGATCAAACCCGACGAACTGAAGCTGGCCCGTCAGGTCATCGGCAATTTCGAAGTAGGCGGTGACCTGACGCAGTACAAAGACGGCTATCAGGAAGAACTGCGGCGGATCATCGACGCGAAGATCGCGGGCGAAGAGATCGTGGCGCCCATCGACGAGGCGCCACCCAAGGTGGTCAACCTCATGGAGGCGCTGCGTCAGAGCCTTGAACGCGTGTCGGCCAACAAGAAGAAGGCCGCGAAGGCGGTCTCAGGAAAGCCGGCGATCAAGGCAGTGGCGGCCCCGCGCAAGCGCGCCCGCGGATGA